A genomic region of Campylobacter corcagiensis contains the following coding sequences:
- a CDS encoding type IV pilus twitching motility protein PilT, protein MVNREHPLVKRLDRFLEFLIENGGSDLHIKAGAETRGRINGSLTKFTKTVFSEEDSLELTRALVGDSGIDELQVRKSLDFSYALNKDYRFRVNLFKQINGISFVFRAIPTSIPTIDDLKLPEVIKKITDESMRGLVLITGPTGSGKTTTIASMINRINHSRLSHIVSIEDPVEFVYNDSKCIINQRSIGEDCNTFSDSLRAALREDPDIIFVGEMRDLETIDTALHAAETGHLVLSTLHTVDAKETINRIVSMFGSKEQERVRLSLASVLEAVISQRLVLTTDGKRRAAVEVLRKTVRIKDMILENRIHEITDAMKESGDSYGMQTFDEHLLELYRDGIISREEALDKSTIRSDLDLAIKNVIAERGGNQINEDNIPKLKEL, encoded by the coding sequence ATGGTAAATAGAGAACACCCGTTAGTTAAAAGACTTGATAGGTTTTTGGAATTTTTGATAGAAAATGGTGGAAGTGACCTTCATATAAAAGCTGGTGCTGAGACTAGAGGTAGGATTAATGGTAGCCTTACTAAATTTACTAAAACTGTATTTAGCGAGGAGGATTCATTAGAGCTTACAAGAGCACTGGTTGGAGATAGTGGCATAGATGAGCTGCAAGTAAGAAAAAGCCTAGATTTTAGTTATGCACTAAATAAAGACTATAGATTTCGTGTAAATTTATTTAAACAGATAAATGGAATAAGCTTTGTATTTAGAGCAATTCCTACAAGCATACCAACAATTGATGATTTAAAGCTTCCTGAGGTTATTAAAAAAATCACAGATGAAAGCATGAGGGGACTTGTACTTATAACAGGACCAACAGGTAGTGGTAAAACGACAACCATAGCAAGTATGATAAATAGAATAAATCATAGTCGTTTAAGTCATATTGTTAGTATTGAAGATCCAGTCGAGTTTGTTTATAATGATTCAAAATGTATAATAAATCAGCGTTCAATTGGAGAAGATTGTAACACCTTTTCTGACTCACTTCGTGCAGCACTTCGTGAAGACCCTGATATTATATTTGTTGGTGAAATGAGAGATTTAGAAACTATAGACACAGCACTTCACGCAGCAGAGACTGGACACCTTGTTTTGTCAACTCTTCATACAGTAGATGCCAAAGAAACCATAAACAGAATAGTTTCTATGTTTGGTTCTAAAGAACAAGAAAGAGTTAGGTTAAGTCTTGCTTCGGTTTTAGAAGCTGTTATTTCTCAAAGGCTTGTTTTAACAACTGATGGAAAAAGAAGAGCAGCTGTTGAGGTTCTAAGAAAAACTGTTCGTATAAAAGATATGATTTTAGAAAATAGAATTCACGAAATAACTGATGCTATGAAAGAGAGTGGAGATAGCTATGGAATGCAAACATTTGATGAGCATCTTTTAGAGCTGTATAGAGATGGCATTATAAGTAGAGAAGAAGCTCTTGATAAATCAACTATTAGAAGTGACCTTGATTTAGCTATCAAAAATGTTATAGCAGAAAGAGGCGGTAATCAAATAAATGAAGATAATATACCTAAACTAAAAGAGCTATAA
- a CDS encoding 50S ribosomal protein L25/general stress protein Ctc — translation MLEGIIRESIGKKASKELKRDGYLIANIYARDVKNVYAAFKLNEFVKYVRDKENLAFDVSVGGKTYNVIVEDYQKDPVTNFLTHVDLRVVLPDVKSKYKVPVNVVGVPVGLKNKGILVQSKRRLKVECLGKDLPNSFTLDVTQLDTGDSIIIRDIEVPAGVKILEGDNVAVVGVLSA, via the coding sequence ATGTTAGAAGGCATTATTAGAGAGAGTATCGGTAAAAAAGCTTCAAAAGAGCTTAAAAGAGATGGTTATCTGATTGCTAATATCTATGCAAGAGATGTTAAAAATGTTTACGCGGCATTTAAACTAAACGAATTTGTAAAGTATGTTAGAGATAAAGAAAACCTTGCATTTGATGTTAGCGTAGGTGGTAAAACCTATAATGTCATAGTTGAGGATTATCAAAAAGATCCCGTTACAAATTTCTTAACTCATGTGGATTTAAGAGTGGTACTACCTGATGTTAAATCAAAATACAAAGTTCCTGTTAATGTGGTTGGAGTACCAGTTGGTCTTAAAAATAAAGGTATTTTAGTTCAGTCAAAAAGAAGACTTAAAGTTGAGTGTTTAGGAAAAGACTTACCAAATTCATTTACATTAGATGTTACACAACTTGATACCGGTGATAGTATTATTATAAGAGATATAGAAGTTCCAGCTGGTGTTAAAATTTTAGAAGGCGACAATGTTGCTGTAGTTGGAGTGCTTTCAGCATAA
- the pth gene encoding aminoacyl-tRNA hydrolase yields the protein MTLVVGLGNPGSEYENTRHNIGFMLIDRLKNSNFSDVSSAKFQGELYKNGSLLLLKPTTFMNLSGNSVKAVNDFYKPERIIVIHDDLDLNLGAIRFKFGGSSGGHNGIKSIDSLIGNGYERVRIGIGKKGGAVGHVLGKFTNDESIYLEKILSYAKEATLALINGEMDDIKARYSTKEVK from the coding sequence ATGACTTTAGTTGTTGGTCTTGGTAACCCAGGAAGCGAGTATGAAAACACTCGTCATAATATTGGTTTTATGCTTATAGACCGACTAAAAAACTCAAATTTTAGCGACGTTAGTTCTGCTAAATTTCAAGGTGAGCTATATAAAAATGGCTCACTTTTACTTCTAAAACCTACGACATTTATGAATTTAAGTGGAAATTCTGTAAAAGCTGTAAATGATTTTTATAAACCAGAACGAATTATAGTAATCCATGACGATTTAGATTTAAATTTAGGTGCGATCCGCTTTAAATTTGGCGGTAGCAGCGGTGGACATAATGGCATAAAAAGCATTGACTCACTTATTGGAAATGGATATGAAAGAGTTCGTATTGGTATTGGCAAAAAAGGCGGTGCAGTAGGGCATGTGCTTGGAAAATTCACTAATGATGAGAGCATTTATTTAGAAAAAATTCTATCATATGCAAAAGAGGCTACCTTAGCACTCATAAATGGCGAAATGGATGATATAAAGGCAAGATATAGCACAAAAGAGGTAAAATGA
- a CDS encoding LptF/LptG family permease: MKLYSRYIGYVYIKYVFIVFIALSLFYTGVDFLTNLDEIPKSANLAFLYAGFTAISAIQYVLPLTLIFAMILTFFNMIKNNELISFYALGISKFSVIKAPFIISLIITLFYIYLNTTPFAYANEYKGNLENFNAIGRISNGMFLKHDNKYLYIEALNVTEKAASNIRLFYIKDGKIEKSTSAKRATYDDEKWTFYDENATILPLEFKLGGKGLKFESRDKFIDLDGFNPEAIEKIYKSSNVYSINDAIEAIKIFKNQGINVDGIKANLYTLIFGPLFAPFMMLILFYRLPPTARFFNLAILSFIFFVSTVCVWGILYVMQRFAFSAVIPPEIGVILPVILLMLYSLKSIFSYR, encoded by the coding sequence ATGAAACTATACTCAAGATATATTGGCTATGTATATATTAAGTATGTTTTTATAGTTTTTATTGCTCTAAGCCTTTTTTATACAGGTGTTGATTTCCTTACAAATTTAGATGAAATTCCAAAAAGTGCAAATTTAGCCTTTCTCTATGCTGGGTTTACCGCAATCAGTGCTATACAATATGTGCTTCCGCTAACTCTTATCTTTGCTATGATTTTAACATTTTTTAATATGATAAAAAATAACGAATTAATAAGTTTTTACGCTCTTGGGATAAGCAAATTCTCAGTTATAAAAGCTCCATTTATCATATCTTTAATAATAACTTTATTTTATATATATCTAAATACCACACCTTTTGCATATGCAAATGAGTACAAAGGAAATTTAGAAAATTTCAACGCTATTGGGCGTATTAGTAACGGTATGTTTTTAAAGCATGATAATAAATATCTCTATATAGAGGCTCTAAATGTTACAGAAAAAGCAGCTAGCAATATAAGGCTTTTTTATATAAAAGATGGCAAGATTGAAAAATCAACCTCAGCTAAAAGAGCTACTTATGATGATGAAAAGTGGACATTTTATGATGAAAACGCTACCATTTTGCCGTTGGAATTTAAGTTAGGCGGCAAAGGGCTTAAATTTGAGTCAAGAGATAAATTTATAGATTTAGATGGCTTTAATCCAGAAGCTATTGAGAAAATTTACAAAAGCTCAAATGTTTACTCTATAAATGACGCAATTGAAGCTATAAAGATATTTAAAAATCAAGGCATTAATGTAGATGGGATTAAAGCAAATCTTTATACACTTATCTTTGGTCCGCTATTTGCACCTTTTATGATGCTTATTTTGTTTTATCGTTTGCCACCAACTGCTAGGTTTTTTAACCTTGCTATTTTAAGTTTTATCTTTTTTGTAAGCACGGTTTGTGTTTGGGGAATACTATATGTGATGCAGCGTTTTGCTTTTAGTGCTGTTATACCTCCTGAAATAGGCGTGATACTACCAGTTATCTTACTGATGCTTTATTCGCTTAAGTCTATTTTTAGTTATCGTTAA
- the lysA gene encoding diaminopimelate decarboxylase — MDYQELKNIYDTPLYVYNFDDIKSRYEALKSEFKARKSLICYAVKANSNLSLLKMLADLGSGFDCVSIGEVKRAILAGAKSYKIIFSGVGKKDSEIKEAINLDILMINVESSAELLRVESVAKELNKKARISIRVNPNIDAKTHPYISTGLKENKFGVDIEKAKSMYLKAKNSSFLDPVGIHFHIGSQLLDITPVHEAAKVVAKLLNELKAVDIDIKFFDVGGGIGIRYNKEEPVNLYQYAQGILESLKGQDLTIVCEPGRYIVGECGELLTSVIYEKINDKKRFVIVDAAMNDLLRPSLYGAYHEILSLKNTQTSNCDVVGPVCESGDFLAKDINLPDLESGDLLVVKNAGAYGFTMSSNYNTRARAAEVAIEAGKHRLIRKRESFEDLIKNELVEDFGAKY; from the coding sequence ATGGATTATCAAGAGTTAAAAAATATTTATGATACACCTTTATACGTTTACAATTTTGATGATATAAAATCACGCTATGAAGCCTTAAAGAGTGAATTTAAGGCCAGAAAATCTCTCATTTGCTACGCTGTAAAAGCTAACTCAAATTTAAGCTTACTTAAGATGTTAGCAGATCTTGGAAGTGGGTTTGATTGTGTTAGTATAGGAGAGGTAAAAAGGGCTATTTTAGCTGGTGCAAAATCTTATAAAATAATCTTTTCAGGTGTTGGTAAAAAAGATAGTGAGATAAAAGAGGCTATAAATCTTGATATATTGATGATAAATGTTGAGAGCAGTGCTGAGCTTTTAAGAGTTGAATCAGTAGCAAAAGAGTTAAATAAAAAAGCAAGGATAAGTATAAGAGTTAACCCAAACATCGATGCAAAAACTCATCCTTACATATCTACAGGGCTTAAAGAGAATAAATTTGGCGTTGATATAGAAAAAGCAAAATCTATGTACTTAAAGGCTAAAAATAGTTCCTTTCTTGATCCAGTTGGAATTCACTTTCACATCGGAAGTCAGCTTTTAGATATCACCCCTGTACACGAAGCAGCAAAGGTTGTAGCAAAGCTTTTAAATGAACTAAAAGCAGTTGATATTGATATTAAATTTTTTGATGTTGGTGGCGGAATAGGCATAAGATATAACAAAGAAGAGCCTGTAAATTTATACCAATACGCACAAGGAATTTTAGAGTCTTTAAAGGGGCAGGATTTAACCATAGTTTGTGAGCCTGGAAGATATATAGTTGGTGAGTGTGGAGAGCTTTTAACAAGCGTGATATATGAAAAAATCAATGATAAGAAGCGTTTTGTGATAGTTGATGCTGCGATGAATGATCTTTTAAGACCTAGTTTATATGGTGCATATCATGAAATTTTAAGTTTAAAAAATACACAAACTTCAAATTGCGATGTAGTTGGTCCAGTTTGTGAAAGTGGCGATTTTTTAGCCAAAGATATAAATTTACCAGATTTAGAAAGTGGCGATCTTTTGGTGGTTAAAAACGCAGGAGCGTATGGATTTACTATGTCTAGTAACTACAATACTAGAGCTAGAGCTGCTGAAGTTGCTATAGAAGCTGGCAAACATAGACTAATACGAAAAAGAGAGAGTTTTGAAGACTTGATAAAAAACGAACTTGTGGAGGATTTTGGTGCAAAATATTGA
- the pheA gene encoding prephenate dehydratase, whose amino-acid sequence MQNIDDLRVSIDRVDSEILRLIDKRMSYVKQIGELKNINGSTIYRPEREKAIISRLSNLELNHLNKKAIEAIYFEIFSVARNLEKPQVVAFLGPFGTYTHQAAKARFGAISSYTPLSTIEAVFTELINGEAKYGVVPIENNTEGGVGATFDCLGVYNDKIKIVAEIYLDIHHCFVSRYENLKDINKIYSHPQGYNQCLKFLEDHALTEAEFIPTKSTALAAKMASSKPNSAAICSKIAADLYGVPTMFEKIEDNLANRTRFFILSNFKNAKSGHDKTSILARTEHKPGALVELLEMFRNEGINLTKLESRPIKKKEFTQHFYLDFEGHIDDESVKTVLENAKKQGHDIQWLGSYINGDER is encoded by the coding sequence GTGCAAAATATTGATGATTTAAGAGTTAGTATTGATAGAGTTGATAGTGAAATTTTAAGGCTTATTGATAAAAGAATGAGCTATGTAAAGCAAATTGGCGAACTTAAAAATATAAACGGCTCAACCATTTACCGTCCAGAAAGAGAAAAAGCCATCATCTCACGCCTTTCAAATTTAGAACTAAATCATCTTAACAAAAAAGCCATTGAAGCGATATATTTTGAGATTTTTTCAGTTGCTAGAAATTTAGAAAAACCTCAAGTTGTAGCATTTTTAGGGCCATTTGGAACTTATACTCATCAAGCTGCTAAGGCAAGATTTGGAGCGATTAGTTCGTATACTCCTTTAAGTACTATAGAAGCAGTTTTTACAGAACTTATAAATGGCGAAGCAAAATACGGCGTAGTTCCTATTGAAAATAACACAGAAGGCGGAGTTGGAGCTACTTTTGATTGTTTAGGTGTGTATAATGATAAGATAAAAATAGTAGCTGAAATTTACCTTGATATACATCACTGTTTTGTTTCAAGATATGAAAATTTAAAAGATATAAATAAAATTTACTCCCACCCACAGGGGTATAATCAATGTCTTAAATTCTTAGAAGATCACGCTTTAACTGAGGCCGAATTCATCCCTACAAAGTCTACTGCCTTAGCTGCAAAAATGGCTAGTTCTAAACCAAACTCAGCAGCGATTTGTTCTAAAATAGCAGCAGATTTATATGGTGTTCCAACGATGTTTGAAAAGATTGAAGATAATCTTGCTAATAGAACTAGGTTTTTTATATTAAGTAACTTTAAAAACGCAAAATCAGGACACGATAAAACCTCGATACTAGCTAGAACTGAGCACAAACCAGGAGCTTTAGTTGAGCTTTTAGAGATGTTTAGAAATGAAGGAATTAACCTTACAAAACTAGAAAGCCGCCCTATAAAAAAGAAGGAATTTACTCAACATTTCTACCTTGACTTTGAAGGTCATATCGATGATGAAAGCGTGAAAACAGTTTTAGAAAATGCAAAAAAACAAGGACATGATATTCAGTGGCTTGGTAGTTATATAAATGGAGATGAGAGATGA
- the hisC gene encoding histidinol-phosphate transaminase, whose amino-acid sequence MKFNKILENIKNYEAGKPIELIVREFGVEPKDVLKLASNENPVGTSKMVVQALKKSANKAHLYPDDSMYELKDSLAKKYSIKPKNIIIGSGSDQVIEFVLHAKCSKNSAILVAGTTFSMYEIYAAHIGAKVYKTPSKSHNIDEFMEIYNSKKDEISVIFLCLPNNPLGECLDAKEVFEFIKSIDKDTLVVIDAAYNEFATYKDSKKHISPLEISKLKNTIYLGTFSKLYGLGGMRIGYGVADENIISNLAKLRPPFNVTTHALIAANEVLKDKEFIKKTLENNASEMVRYEKFAKKNGIKFINSYTNFITYIFDDKNSTQICDTLLKQGIILRDLKGYGLNAIRITVGLPKQNKRVLKALKALI is encoded by the coding sequence ATGAAATTTAATAAAATACTAGAAAATATCAAAAATTATGAAGCAGGAAAACCAATTGAGCTTATAGTTAGGGAATTTGGTGTAGAGCCAAAAGATGTTTTAAAGTTAGCAAGCAATGAAAATCCAGTTGGAACTAGCAAAATGGTCGTTCAAGCACTTAAAAAAAGTGCAAATAAAGCTCATCTTTACCCAGATGATAGTATGTATGAGTTAAAGGATAGTTTGGCTAAAAAATACTCCATAAAGCCAAAAAACATTATAATTGGCTCAGGAAGTGATCAAGTTATAGAGTTTGTACTCCATGCAAAATGCAGTAAAAATAGTGCTATTTTGGTAGCAGGAACAACATTTTCAATGTATGAAATTTATGCAGCTCACATCGGTGCTAAGGTTTATAAAACCCCATCTAAAAGTCACAATATAGATGAATTTATGGAAATTTATAACTCAAAAAAAGATGAAATTTCAGTTATATTTTTGTGTTTGCCAAACAACCCGCTTGGTGAGTGCTTAGATGCTAAAGAGGTTTTTGAATTTATAAAAAGTATAGACAAAGATACTTTGGTTGTAATTGATGCAGCTTATAATGAGTTTGCCACATATAAAGATAGTAAAAAGCATATCAGCCCACTTGAAATTTCAAAGCTAAAAAACACTATTTATCTAGGAACTTTTTCTAAGCTTTATGGTCTTGGGGGTATGCGTATAGGATATGGTGTAGCAGATGAAAACATTATCTCAAATTTAGCCAAACTAAGACCTCCATTTAATGTTACAACTCACGCATTAATAGCAGCAAATGAGGTGCTAAAGGATAAGGAATTTATTAAAAAAACCTTAGAAAACAATGCTAGCGAAATGGTAAGATATGAGAAATTTGCTAAGAAAAATGGTATTAAATTTATAAATAGCTATACAAATTTTATAACCTACATATTTGATGATAAAAACTCAACTCAAATTTGTGATACTTTACTTAAGCAAGGTATAATCTTAAGAGATTTAAAAGGTTATGGTCTAAACGCTATAAGGATAACTGTTGGACTTCCAAAGCAAAACAAAAGAGTATTAAAAGCGTTAAAGGCTCTTATTTAA
- the dxs gene encoding 1-deoxy-D-xylulose-5-phosphate synthase codes for MDIKDKSIKELEELSSAIRERILEVVSKNGGHLSSNIGAVELIVAMHYVFDVKKDPFIFDVSHQSYTHKLLTGRWDEFESLRKFGGISGYTKPSESECDYFVAGHSSTSISLAVGAAKAIKLKGEDRIPVALIGDGAMSAGMAYEALNEIGDIKLPCVIILNDNEMSISKPIGAFSKYISQKMAEPLYMNFRNGLKEFIAKNFPESATYMAKRFEESFKLITPGLFFEDLGVKYIGPVDGHNLESMIKALKIAKTLKKPVVVHAQTIKGKGYNLAEDKDAKWHGVGPFDLENGKSLKRQTCKNATKIYSEKLLEMAKKYENIVGVTAAMPTGTGMDALIEAFPERFWDVAIAEQHAVTSMAAMAKEGFKPYITIYSTFMQRAYDQVIHDCAIMNLPVVIAMDRAGIVGEDGETHQGAFDISYLNTVPNFTLIAPRDEENFCEILEFSYSFKTPLAIRYPRGGFLLCDSGLKAKKIEYAKGEILVDNASNVSLIGYGNGVGRAFLVMNELDFKVNLIDLVFAKPLDEEMLLNLAKTSKIWYIFSDSAKKGGVGSIVSDFLQQKEIYDVKVVSFEYEDKFIPHGSTALVEESLGLDIKTLAEKITK; via the coding sequence TTGGATATCAAAGATAAAAGCATAAAAGAGCTAGAAGAGCTTTCATCAGCTATAAGAGAGAGAATTTTAGAAGTTGTTAGCAAAAACGGCGGACACTTAAGCTCAAATATTGGTGCAGTGGAGTTAATTGTAGCGATGCACTATGTTTTTGATGTTAAAAAAGATCCATTTATCTTTGATGTAAGTCACCAAAGCTATACTCACAAACTCCTTACTGGTAGATGGGATGAGTTTGAAAGCCTTCGTAAATTTGGTGGTATTAGTGGATATACTAAGCCAAGTGAGAGCGAGTGTGATTATTTTGTTGCAGGACATAGCTCAACTTCTATAAGTCTTGCAGTAGGTGCTGCAAAAGCTATAAAGCTAAAAGGTGAAGATAGAATTCCAGTAGCTTTGATAGGAGATGGGGCAATGAGTGCTGGAATGGCTTATGAAGCTCTAAATGAGATAGGCGATATAAAACTACCGTGCGTTATTATATTAAATGACAATGAGATGAGTATAAGTAAGCCAATAGGGGCGTTTAGTAAGTATATAAGTCAGAAAATGGCAGAGCCACTTTATATGAATTTCAGAAATGGACTAAAGGAATTTATAGCTAAAAATTTTCCAGAAAGTGCAACTTATATGGCAAAAAGATTTGAAGAGAGCTTTAAACTTATAACCCCAGGGCTTTTCTTTGAAGATTTAGGAGTTAAATATATAGGTCCAGTTGATGGACATAACTTAGAAAGCATGATAAAGGCTCTAAAAATAGCTAAAACTCTTAAAAAACCAGTAGTTGTTCATGCTCAAACTATCAAAGGCAAAGGCTATAATTTAGCCGAGGATAAGGACGCTAAGTGGCACGGAGTAGGTCCTTTTGATCTTGAAAATGGTAAATCTTTAAAGCGTCAAACCTGTAAAAACGCTACTAAAATTTACTCAGAAAAACTTTTAGAAATGGCTAAAAAATATGAAAATATCGTTGGCGTTACAGCTGCTATGCCAACTGGAACTGGAATGGACGCTTTGATAGAAGCTTTTCCAGAACGCTTTTGGGATGTGGCAATTGCCGAACAACATGCCGTAACTTCAATGGCAGCAATGGCAAAAGAGGGGTTTAAGCCATATATTACGATTTATTCTACATTTATGCAAAGAGCTTATGATCAAGTTATACATGATTGTGCGATTATGAATTTACCTGTTGTGATTGCCATGGATAGAGCTGGAATTGTTGGAGAGGACGGAGAGACTCATCAAGGCGCTTTTGATATAAGCTATCTAAATACTGTGCCAAATTTTACTCTTATAGCTCCAAGAGATGAGGAGAATTTCTGTGAAATTTTAGAGTTTTCCTACTCGTTTAAGACCCCGCTTGCCATTCGTTATCCAAGAGGTGGGTTTTTACTTTGTGATAGTGGCTTAAAGGCTAAAAAAATAGAGTATGCAAAGGGTGAAATTTTAGTTGATAATGCTTCAAATGTTAGCCTAATAGGCTATGGAAATGGTGTTGGTAGGGCATTTTTAGTTATGAATGAGCTTGATTTTAAAGTAAATTTAATTGATCTAGTTTTTGCAAAACCACTCGATGAAGAGATGCTTTTAAATTTAGCTAAAACGTCTAAAATTTGGTATATTTTTAGCGACTCAGCTAAAAAAGGCGGTGTTGGTTCTATAGTGTCTGATTTTTTACAGCAAAAAGAGATTTATGATGTAAAAGTTGTTAGTTTTGAGTATGAAGATAAATTTATACCTCATGGAAGTACGGCTTTAGTTGAAGAGAGTTTAGGACTTGATATAAAAACACTAGCTGAAAAAATAACAAAATAA
- a CDS encoding Fur family transcriptional regulator — translation MQHMKILKDHGLKATPQRLCVLKLLSEHTHPNIDELYEEMRDIFPSISLATVYKNLNTLIEKGVVVEVANYGQKSKFDIYHSPHIHVICENCGKVYDYHNDISKIEDYKEMLEKALNNTLSKLSIVATIPDCECCR, via the coding sequence ATGCAACATATGAAAATTTTAAAAGATCACGGCTTGAAAGCTACACCTCAAAGGCTTTGTGTTTTAAAACTATTAAGTGAGCACACACATCCAAATATTGACGAGCTTTATGAGGAGATGAGAGATATTTTTCCTTCTATATCGCTTGCTACTGTTTATAAGAATTTAAATACCCTTATAGAAAAAGGTGTTGTTGTTGAGGTTGCAAACTATGGTCAAAAATCAAAGTTTGATATATACCATAGTCCACATATACATGTAATTTGTGAAAATTGTGGCAAGGTATATGACTATCATAATGATATCTCTAAGATTGAAGATTATAAGGAGATGCTAGAAAAAGCCTTAAATAATACTCTCTCAAAACTAAGTATAGTCGCTACCATACCAGATTGTGAGTGTTGCAGGTAA
- a CDS encoding CHAD domain-containing protein, which produces MEIERKFLLENDRILKFIYSKKITIYKSKIYQFYTQTTSNSETRYRKKGNLYYLTTKKGSGLSRDEFEVVISKDEFKEAFDKKISSVISKDRYSFDYEGVTYYVDIYKGLLSGLYILEIEFETENSALDFKLSSEISEFVSKEVTQDRRYQNRNIGLYGLPNFDLDLDKTLNLLKKSPNLELNFPSYIDAYHGLRVLLNHFYSKIKFHKNEYENTKNPENLHQLRVNLRKTRSLLKSSKDLYDEKILSQILQTLKDVAKSTNQRRDFDVFIEYLEGIEGSKDVVKSLKFVSNNQSLKANFDDENFIDLESLLADKDGFYSTKCIYLKPYISRVIRKEIVKIEKDLLRLSAEVENEKFHNTRVELKRLRYLLEGFGAMFEITAINELFKKLKFMQELFGKLQDRDVWCDIIDMYDKGELGDFLRNQKSEISVEMFEIRGEILSYRAKFLKSTKKVSRVLKAYY; this is translated from the coding sequence ATGGAGATAGAGCGTAAATTTCTGTTAGAAAATGATAGAATTCTTAAATTTATCTATTCTAAGAAAATAACCATCTACAAGTCTAAAATTTATCAATTTTATACCCAAACAACCTCTAATAGCGAAACAAGATATCGTAAAAAGGGTAATCTTTACTATCTTACTACAAAAAAAGGCTCTGGTTTAAGTAGAGATGAATTTGAAGTTGTTATCTCTAAAGATGAATTTAAAGAAGCTTTTGATAAAAAAATAAGCTCTGTTATTTCAAAAGATAGATATAGCTTTGATTATGAAGGAGTTACATACTATGTTGATATTTATAAGGGCTTATTAAGTGGGCTGTATATTTTAGAAATCGAGTTTGAGACTGAAAACAGTGCTTTAGATTTTAAGCTTAGTAGCGAAATATCAGAGTTTGTATCCAAAGAAGTTACACAAGATAGAAGGTATCAAAATAGAAATATTGGGTTATATGGCTTACCAAATTTTGATTTGGATTTAGATAAAACCCTAAATTTATTGAAAAAGTCTCCAAATTTGGAGCTAAATTTTCCAAGTTATATCGATGCTTATCATGGCTTAAGAGTGCTTTTAAATCATTTCTACTCTAAGATTAAATTTCATAAAAATGAGTATGAAAATACTAAAAATCCAGAAAATCTTCACCAGCTTAGAGTAAATTTAAGAAAAACTAGAAGCCTTCTTAAAAGCTCAAAAGATCTGTATGACGAAAAGATATTATCACAAATTTTACAAACCCTTAAAGATGTAGCAAAAAGCACAAATCAAAGAAGAGATTTCGATGTTTTTATAGAGTATTTAGAAGGAATTGAAGGCTCAAAAGATGTAGTTAAAAGCCTTAAATTTGTAAGCAATAACCAAAGTTTGAAAGCTAACTTTGATGATGAGAATTTTATAGACCTTGAGAGTTTACTTGCCGATAAAGATGGATTTTATAGTACAAAATGTATATATTTAAAGCCATATATCTCAAGAGTTATAAGAAAAGAGATAGTAAAAATAGAAAAAGATCTACTTAGGCTATCAGCTGAAGTAGAAAATGAGAAATTTCACAATACAAGAGTTGAGTTAAAACGCCTTAGATATCTGCTTGAGGGCTTTGGAGCAATGTTTGAAATAACTGCTATTAATGAGCTTTTTAAAAAGCTAAAATTTATGCAAGAACTATTTGGCAAGCTTCAAGATAGGGATGTTTGGTGTGATATTATTGATATGTATGATAAAGGGGAGTTGGGGGATTTTTTAAGAAATCAAAAGAGTGAAATTTCAGTTGAGATGTTTGAGATAAGGGGTGAAATTTTAAGCTATAGGGCTAAATTTCTAAAGTCTACTAAAAAAGTTTCAAGAGTTTTAAAAGCTTATTATTAA